In one uncultured Methanoregula sp. genomic region, the following are encoded:
- the asd gene encoding aspartate-semialdehyde dehydrogenase — MINVGVLGATGAVGQRFVEQLSNHPWFNLSTLAASERSAGKPYEKVVKWRLESPFPEKIAKVKVVPTSPKAMKDVDLVFSALPAEIATDVESEFADAGIAVCSNASSHRMRPDIPLVVPEVNPEHLGLIDVQKDAGRDGFIVTNPNCSTIMMVTALAPLRSFKFTDVRVATMQAISGAGFEGVAAMAIYDNVIPYIGKEEEKMETEAVKIMGTLKGKKVVNAPFKVSASCHRVPVIDGHTMAVWVDIKEPVEKLKKAFRDYKPPIKGLPTQPKESIHFFEEENDRPQPRLDRMRGDGMTVSVGRLREGIRFMAMGHNTIRGAAGASVMNAELIVKKKYL, encoded by the coding sequence ATGATCAATGTTGGAGTGCTCGGTGCAACGGGCGCGGTTGGTCAGCGATTCGTTGAACAGTTATCAAATCATCCCTGGTTCAATCTATCGACCCTCGCCGCTTCCGAACGCAGTGCGGGAAAGCCTTATGAAAAGGTTGTAAAATGGCGTCTTGAATCGCCATTCCCCGAAAAGATAGCTAAGGTAAAAGTCGTGCCCACATCCCCCAAGGCGATGAAAGATGTCGATCTCGTCTTCTCCGCCCTGCCGGCAGAAATTGCAACCGATGTGGAATCAGAATTTGCCGATGCAGGTATCGCTGTCTGCAGTAATGCGAGTTCCCACCGGATGCGGCCGGATATCCCGCTGGTTGTCCCGGAAGTAAACCCGGAACACCTCGGTCTTATCGATGTCCAGAAGGATGCAGGACGTGACGGGTTCATTGTCACAAACCCGAACTGCTCCACCATCATGATGGTTACGGCCCTCGCACCTCTCCGGTCGTTTAAGTTTACCGACGTCCGCGTTGCAACCATGCAGGCAATATCGGGAGCCGGCTTTGAAGGCGTGGCAGCGATGGCGATCTACGACAACGTCATCCCCTATATTGGCAAGGAAGAGGAGAAGATGGAGACGGAGGCCGTTAAGATCATGGGCACGCTCAAAGGCAAAAAAGTTGTAAACGCTCCCTTCAAAGTCAGTGCCAGCTGCCACCGTGTCCCGGTCATTGACGGGCATACCATGGCAGTATGGGTGGATATCAAGGAACCGGTCGAAAAACTCAAAAAAGCATTCCGGGATTACAAACCCCCGATCAAGGGTCTTCCCACCCAGCCAAAGGAATCCATCCACTTCTTCGAGGAGGAAAACGACCGGCCCCAGCCACGTCTCGACCGTATGCGTGGTGACGGCATGACCGTATCGGTGGGACGTTTACGGGAAGGAATACGGTTCATGGCCATGGGCCATAATACCATCCGCGGTGCTGCTGGCGCAAGCGTAATGAATGCAGAACTGATCGTTAAGAAGAAGTACCTCTGA
- a CDS encoding type II toxin-antitoxin system ParD family antitoxin yields MMQRITLRLPEQQINLLQQMVDSGEYPNVSEAVRAAVRELVEKRASRVLKESDQVSFKV; encoded by the coding sequence ATGATGCAAAGAATCACGCTCCGGTTGCCCGAACAGCAGATCAATCTGCTCCAGCAGATGGTAGACTCGGGAGAATACCCCAATGTTTCAGAAGCTGTAAGGGCTGCAGTCCGTGAACTTGTTGAAAAACGTGCAAGTCGTGTCCTGAAGGAAAGCGACCAGGTTTCATTTAAGGTTTGA
- a CDS encoding hydrogenase maturation nickel metallochaperone HypA gives MHEYSIAYDLYATSRRAAVENNAKRVKKVSVDVGKMAMVNPEQVTFLFDTIKEEDPLFKTTVLDCHEVAPRTKCHCGYSGEEIFVCPGCGALPELVKGREIVVTNVEIEVED, from the coding sequence ATGCACGAGTACTCCATCGCGTATGACCTCTATGCCACCTCCCGCAGGGCAGCGGTCGAGAATAATGCCAAACGGGTGAAGAAGGTCAGTGTTGACGTGGGGAAGATGGCGATGGTCAACCCGGAGCAGGTGACGTTCCTCTTCGACACCATCAAGGAAGAAGATCCCCTGTTTAAAACAACCGTGCTCGACTGCCATGAGGTTGCACCCCGGACAAAATGCCACTGCGGGTATTCCGGCGAGGAGATTTTTGTCTGCCCGGGATGCGGGGCGCTTCCCGAGCTGGTCAAAGGCCGGGAAATTGTTGTCACGAATGTCGAGATCGAGGTGGAAGATTAA
- a CDS encoding DUF373 family protein: MAEGRTLVLSVDRDDDIGWKAKVESPCIGRAACLNAANTLALADPEDSDINAIFSALKIYDELTAKGEDTAIAVVAGNHLHMIEGDRKIATSLEHVVKETGATSCILVTDGAEDEYVIPIIQSKIPVSSIRRVIVNQMPNLEGTYYILKKLLDDPKISRMVFIPIGLAMLLYASAYLLGWPGAATIIVVGVIGCYLLYKGFGFDELVHGIMDALRLSLSRGRFSFVTYTTTILLVIIGFTAGFINVLKYYSTDGSLGLVMYLMTFIFGSVEWLIVAGLVTSVGIIIDVYNNEKENLGKVIVFPFFVTAIGLILYGASVFILSASTIPDFPLTGEVVSRYVLYSTLGGIVSAISGVVIQFFVNKKMAEQRKQEIIEVM; this comes from the coding sequence ATGGCAGAAGGGCGGACATTAGTCCTCAGTGTTGATCGCGACGATGATATCGGATGGAAGGCGAAAGTCGAAAGTCCGTGTATCGGTCGTGCGGCATGCCTGAATGCGGCAAATACCTTGGCCCTTGCAGATCCTGAAGACTCTGATATCAACGCCATCTTTTCAGCGCTCAAGATTTATGACGAACTGACCGCAAAAGGAGAAGACACCGCAATCGCAGTCGTTGCCGGCAACCACCTGCACATGATCGAGGGGGACCGGAAAATTGCCACATCCCTCGAACATGTTGTCAAAGAGACGGGCGCAACCAGTTGTATCCTTGTCACGGACGGTGCTGAGGATGAATATGTCATTCCTATCATCCAGTCAAAAATCCCGGTGTCAAGTATCCGCCGGGTCATCGTCAACCAGATGCCTAACCTCGAGGGCACGTATTACATCCTCAAGAAGCTCCTTGACGATCCCAAAATATCCCGGATGGTATTCATCCCGATAGGTCTTGCAATGCTGTTGTATGCAAGTGCATACCTGCTTGGCTGGCCCGGTGCAGCTACCATCATTGTCGTAGGTGTGATCGGGTGTTATCTCCTCTACAAAGGGTTCGGGTTCGACGAACTTGTGCATGGGATTATGGATGCACTCAGGCTGTCCCTTTCCCGGGGCAGGTTCTCGTTCGTCACGTATACGACAACCATACTTCTCGTCATCATCGGGTTCACGGCCGGTTTCATCAATGTCCTGAAATATTATTCAACGGACGGGAGCCTTGGCCTTGTCATGTACCTGATGACATTCATCTTCGGATCCGTGGAATGGCTGATTGTTGCAGGACTGGTAACTTCCGTTGGTATCATCATCGATGTATACAATAATGAGAAGGAAAATCTCGGGAAAGTGATCGTCTTTCCTTTCTTTGTCACGGCAATCGGACTTATCCTGTACGGCGCCAGCGTGTTTATCTTATCAGCAAGTACGATTCCGGATTTCCCCCTGACCGGAGAAGTAGTTTCCCGATATGTCCTTTACTCTACCCTGGGTGGTATAGTATCGGCAATCTCGGGAGTTGTCATCCAGTTCTTTGTCAACAAGAAAATGGCAGAGCAGCGTAAACAGGAAATCATCGAAGTGATGTAA
- a CDS encoding histidinol-phosphate transaminase, with product MVVDFPKRVTHGGTGKRQQEKTKKKVLDFSASVNPYPPDIGWHCSTDSLSSYPDDSYHELKERIAHVYHRNPEEICVGNGSIEILRVLCQVELGRLGSRKTFFIQPPTFGEYALSARLAGGEESPDPEHADIRFLCNPNNPTGSLLGKEDVLARLSDAKQDGALLFCDEAFIELSDPACSIADICDPHLFVLRSLTKCFSVPGIRFGYGFGDPDLIERIETARSPWTVNTFAEAYALQALLHMEDLAESRRQIEQERRILGQELSAMGLVCHPSSVNYLLVDCGRNVSPLCEKLSRLDILVRDCTSFGLPSCIRVAVRTREENRILVEALLACMH from the coding sequence ATGGTTGTTGACTTTCCTAAACGCGTTACTCACGGTGGTACCGGAAAGCGACAGCAGGAAAAAACCAAAAAAAAGGTACTGGATTTCAGCGCGAGTGTCAATCCGTATCCCCCGGACATCGGATGGCATTGCTCTACCGATTCGCTCTCGTCTTATCCTGACGATTCCTATCATGAGCTGAAAGAACGGATCGCGCACGTGTACCATCGCAATCCGGAAGAGATCTGTGTGGGCAATGGATCCATCGAGATCTTACGGGTGCTTTGCCAGGTTGAGCTGGGGAGACTCGGCTCCCGGAAAACTTTTTTTATCCAGCCCCCGACATTCGGTGAATATGCGTTATCTGCCCGTCTTGCAGGGGGGGAGGAGAGCCCGGATCCGGAGCATGCCGATATCCGGTTCCTCTGCAATCCCAATAATCCCACCGGGAGTCTGCTCGGAAAAGAGGATGTGCTCGCCCGGCTTTCGGATGCAAAGCAGGACGGGGCGCTCCTGTTCTGTGATGAAGCATTTATCGAACTGTCCGATCCCGCATGCAGCATTGCCGATATTTGCGATCCACATCTTTTTGTTTTACGATCCCTGACCAAATGCTTCTCTGTCCCGGGAATCCGGTTCGGGTATGGATTCGGCGATCCCGACCTGATTGAGCGGATTGAGACGGCCCGCTCTCCCTGGACCGTGAATACCTTTGCTGAAGCGTACGCGCTGCAGGCACTTCTCCACATGGAGGATCTTGCCGAGTCGCGCAGGCAGATTGAGCAGGAACGCAGGATACTCGGGCAGGAACTGTCTGCTATGGGACTTGTGTGCCACCCATCTTCCGTAAATTATCTCCTCGTGGACTGCGGGCGGAACGTTTCACCTCTTTGTGAGAAATTATCCCGGCTGGATATTCTTGTCCGGGACTGCACATCGTTCGGTCTCCCATCCTGTATCCGGGTAGCTGTGCGAACCCGGGAGGAGAACCGTATACTTGTTGAGGCGCTCCTGGCATGTATGCACTGA
- the dapB gene encoding 4-hydroxy-tetrahydrodipicolinate reductase, producing MIKVVVCGASGRMGQTLGRMVKESKDLELVGGINLKPGSFFGVDIVESKDAEQLLKRTKADVLIDFTVAGAAVENVKMAARNKVALVVGTTGFTPEQRSVMEKAINGNVPAVISSNFSVGVNIFWQILRDAGKLLKDYDIEVIEAHHRNKKDAPSGTAKTILQILDESAGSREKMYGREGMTERKNEIGVHVIRGGDIVGDHKVMFSKNYETIELSHRAYDRSVFASGALHATRWVVGKKPGIYGMNDVLNLIKK from the coding sequence ATGATAAAAGTGGTTGTCTGCGGGGCATCCGGCCGTATGGGCCAGACACTTGGCCGCATGGTGAAAGAATCAAAAGATCTCGAACTGGTGGGCGGGATTAATCTCAAGCCCGGTTCATTTTTCGGTGTTGATATTGTCGAATCAAAGGATGCGGAGCAACTCCTGAAAAGAACAAAGGCCGATGTACTTATCGATTTCACCGTGGCGGGCGCAGCGGTCGAGAACGTGAAGATGGCCGCGCGCAACAAGGTGGCGCTTGTTGTCGGGACTACCGGGTTTACACCCGAGCAGCGATCCGTGATGGAGAAAGCGATCAACGGGAATGTCCCCGCGGTCATATCCTCCAATTTCTCTGTGGGGGTGAACATCTTCTGGCAGATTCTCCGTGATGCCGGAAAACTCCTGAAGGATTACGATATAGAAGTGATTGAGGCCCACCACCGCAATAAAAAAGATGCACCGAGCGGCACAGCAAAGACCATTCTCCAGATCCTCGACGAGAGTGCCGGCTCCCGCGAGAAGATGTACGGTCGTGAAGGAATGACCGAACGGAAGAACGAGATCGGCGTCCATGTCATTCGCGGAGGGGACATTGTCGGTGACCACAAGGTCATGTTCTCGAAGAATTACGAGACTATCGAACTCTCTCACCGTGCGTACGACCGGTCGGTCTTTGCAAGCGGGGCACTGCACGCAACCCGCTGGGTTGTTGGCAAAAAACCCGGCATTTACGGCATGAATGATGTCCTGAACCTGATAAAAAAATAA
- a CDS encoding 4Fe-4S binding protein, which yields MVAIVDTNKCTGCETCVSECPASAIAMESDKAKVDKDMCVDCQTCVDACPAEAIHME from the coding sequence TTGGTAGCAATTGTTGACACCAATAAATGTACCGGATGCGAAACCTGCGTGAGTGAATGCCCGGCTTCGGCAATCGCCATGGAGAGCGACAAGGCAAAAGTTGACAAGGATATGTGCGTAGACTGCCAGACCTGTGTTGATGCCTGCCCGGCAGAAGCTATCCACATGGAATAA
- a CDS encoding NTP transferase domain-containing protein, translating into MYALIMAGGEGTRLDLGEKPLISICGRPMIAYVTDAFTSAGCRVIVAASPKTPMTRNWCRALEIPCYNTEGAGFIEDMIGIVKEMDEKDPLFISVSDIPCVTPAIIQSVFRSYLAGNRDALSVWVPSVLVKSCRGGMPYRERIDGVEACPAGINILRGDRIDQTQDEISLLLDDPRLALNVNTRADRVAAEEFMKIQAGRKSDL; encoded by the coding sequence ATGTATGCACTGATAATGGCCGGCGGTGAAGGCACCCGACTTGACCTTGGCGAAAAACCGCTCATCAGCATCTGCGGCCGGCCCATGATCGCCTATGTTACCGATGCTTTTACTTCCGCGGGTTGCCGGGTAATCGTAGCGGCATCGCCAAAAACCCCCATGACCCGCAACTGGTGCAGGGCATTGGAGATTCCCTGTTATAATACAGAAGGTGCCGGTTTTATTGAGGATATGATCGGGATCGTAAAGGAAATGGATGAAAAAGATCCGCTTTTTATCAGTGTTTCCGATATCCCCTGTGTAACCCCGGCGATTATCCAGTCCGTTTTCCGTTCGTATCTGGCAGGTAACCGGGATGCGTTATCGGTCTGGGTTCCGTCAGTTCTCGTAAAATCCTGCCGCGGAGGTATGCCATACCGCGAACGTATCGATGGTGTTGAGGCTTGCCCGGCGGGTATAAATATACTCCGTGGTGATCGAATCGATCAGACGCAGGATGAGATCTCCCTGCTGCTCGATGATCCCCGGCTCGCCCTGAACGTCAATACCCGGGCCGACCGGGTGGCTGCTGAAGAATTCATGAAAATTCAGGCAGGCAGAAAATCTGATCTCTGA
- the ftsZ gene encoding cell division protein FtsZ, translated as MQSIINDALKNAELEKEINKPGSNNAMEDDFVGQPRIVIIGCGGAGNNTVNRIHHMGVAGAETIAINTDKQHLDMIQADKRILIGKSLTKGLGAGGYPDVGKRAAEMARPTLEAILESADLVFITAGMGGGTGTGSAPVVASIAKEQGAIVVGMVSYPFQVEKARLIRAEEGLEALAAAADSVIVLDNNRLKNFVPNLPLGQAFSVMDQLIGETVKGISETITEPSLINIDYADVRAIMSKGGVAVMLVGESKQQNKAESVVRECLSNPMLDIDYRGATGSLIHITGGTDLTLQDAEEVATSLTYELDPHADVIWGARVRGDMEGKIRVLAIMTGVKSAQILGTRQSYKTMINDIEEKRANPKAVEMPQSRRSGGRDQNSGGGVLEWVG; from the coding sequence ATGCAAAGCATCATAAACGACGCATTAAAAAATGCCGAGCTTGAGAAAGAGATCAACAAGCCCGGCAGTAACAACGCAATGGAAGATGACTTTGTCGGTCAACCGAGAATCGTCATCATCGGTTGTGGTGGCGCAGGAAACAACACGGTAAACCGGATTCACCACATGGGTGTAGCCGGAGCAGAGACCATCGCGATCAACACCGACAAGCAGCACCTTGACATGATCCAGGCCGACAAGCGTATCCTGATCGGCAAGTCCTTGACAAAAGGTCTTGGTGCCGGCGGTTATCCGGATGTCGGTAAACGCGCAGCCGAGATGGCCCGCCCGACACTTGAGGCAATCCTCGAATCTGCTGACCTTGTCTTTATCACAGCAGGTATGGGAGGAGGTACCGGTACCGGTTCAGCCCCCGTTGTCGCGTCCATAGCAAAAGAGCAGGGAGCTATCGTCGTCGGAATGGTCAGTTACCCGTTCCAGGTTGAGAAGGCCCGCCTGATCCGTGCAGAAGAAGGTCTCGAGGCACTCGCAGCCGCGGCAGACTCGGTCATTGTTCTCGATAACAACCGGCTCAAGAACTTCGTCCCGAACCTCCCGCTCGGCCAGGCATTCTCTGTCATGGACCAGCTGATCGGAGAGACCGTCAAGGGTATTTCCGAAACCATCACCGAACCCTCGCTCATCAACATCGACTACGCAGATGTCCGGGCAATCATGTCAAAGGGTGGCGTTGCAGTCATGCTCGTCGGGGAGAGCAAGCAGCAGAACAAGGCAGAGAGCGTTGTCCGTGAATGCTTAAGCAACCCGATGCTTGATATCGACTACCGTGGCGCAACCGGCAGCCTGATCCACATCACGGGCGGTACTGACCTCACCCTGCAGGATGCAGAAGAAGTCGCAACCTCGCTTACGTATGAGCTTGACCCCCACGCAGATGTCATCTGGGGTGCACGCGTCCGTGGCGACATGGAAGGCAAGATCCGTGTGCTCGCCATCATGACCGGTGTCAAGAGTGCCCAGATCCTGGGAACCCGCCAGTCGTATAAAACCATGATCAACGACATCGAGGAGAAGCGCGCAAACCCGAAGGCTGTTGAGATGCCCCAGAGCCGGAGAAGCGGTGGCAGGGACCAGAACAGCGGTGGCGGCGTCCTTGAATGGGTCGGTTAA
- a CDS encoding phosphoserine phosphatase, whose amino-acid sequence MLNDLMEKRKKILAESEEHKNRRNELNANASKFARERNTLNNQTREFVEDAQKNKDLRDKSNQDVLDLKAQRNEFNDKANVLFEDIESFKKEHGTLKNRGIKELQKQIEYMEYRQQTEVFTTDKERELIEKIKQMKGQVRDQEAELEQNKEMRTKIAEAREFRKEASDLHAKVTEVAELAQKHHDLMVESYRKADKSREAADAAHKSFVEAQEAADAEHKFFIACQKELRDYDKVISGLRKKTKKVKVTKEQKAVRKEAESLFKNFRAGEKLTTDDILLLQRSKLI is encoded by the coding sequence ATGTTGAATGACCTGATGGAAAAAAGAAAAAAAATTCTCGCCGAGTCTGAAGAACACAAAAACCGCCGCAACGAGCTTAATGCCAATGCAAGCAAGTTCGCCCGCGAGCGTAATACATTAAATAACCAGACCCGCGAGTTCGTGGAAGATGCGCAGAAGAACAAGGATCTCCGGGACAAGTCCAACCAGGATGTCCTTGATCTCAAAGCCCAGCGGAATGAATTCAATGACAAGGCAAATGTCCTCTTTGAAGATATCGAATCCTTCAAGAAGGAACACGGCACTCTGAAGAACCGCGGGATCAAGGAACTCCAGAAACAGATCGAGTACATGGAGTACCGCCAGCAGACGGAAGTCTTCACTACCGACAAGGAACGCGAGCTCATCGAAAAGATCAAGCAGATGAAGGGGCAGGTCCGCGACCAGGAAGCCGAGCTCGAACAGAACAAGGAGATGCGGACAAAGATTGCCGAGGCTCGCGAATTTCGCAAAGAAGCTTCCGATCTCCATGCAAAAGTGACGGAAGTTGCCGAACTTGCCCAGAAGCACCATGACCTCATGGTAGAGTCCTACCGCAAGGCTGACAAGTCCCGCGAAGCTGCCGATGCAGCCCACAAGAGTTTTGTCGAGGCCCAGGAAGCAGCAGATGCAGAGCACAAATTCTTCATTGCCTGCCAGAAAGAACTCCGCGATTACGACAAGGTCATCTCCGGCCTGCGCAAGAAGACGAAAAAGGTCAAAGTGACAAAAGAGCAGAAAGCGGTACGGAAAGAAGCTGAGAGCCTCTTCAAGAACTTCCGGGCGGGAGAGAAACTCACGACCGATGATATCTTACTCCTCCAGCGCTCAAAACTCATCTGA
- a CDS encoding TIGR00300 family protein, which yields MVESQEIELQGHIIDSGIMTQLFDRVMDMGGNFEILVFDIGKKKTDSSYSRLRIAASSKEKLHAILSELHRLGARPVEVKDVYLVAAEADRVVPKGFYTTSNHPTQVKCHGEWIPVEAIEMDFLIVVDPSQKRAVAMPLGKIRKGDLVVVGEQGVSVIYPQRPREESTFEFMHGTVSPERPSETLIARIAKEILEVRRNGGKIALVGGPAIIHTGADKALAGLIHDGYINVLFAGNALATHDIEYNLYGTSLGMDISTGKPVMGGHRHHLYAISEIMRAGSIKKAVDTGVITGGIMYECVKNNVPFVLAGSIRDDGPLPDVIQDVMEAQDAMREHIKGCSMVLMVATLLHSIAVGNCLPSSVKTICVDINPAHLTKLMDRGTTQAIGIVSDAGTFLPLLARQLEIQGRA from the coding sequence ATGGTGGAGTCGCAGGAGATCGAGCTGCAGGGTCATATCATTGACTCCGGGATCATGACGCAGCTCTTTGACCGGGTCATGGACATGGGGGGAAATTTTGAGATCCTCGTATTCGATATCGGGAAAAAGAAGACCGATTCGAGCTATTCCCGCCTGCGAATCGCCGCGTCCAGCAAGGAGAAACTTCACGCCATCCTGTCCGAACTCCACCGTCTCGGGGCACGTCCTGTTGAAGTAAAAGATGTTTATCTTGTTGCTGCAGAAGCAGACAGGGTAGTTCCCAAGGGATTTTACACTACCAGCAATCATCCCACCCAGGTGAAATGTCACGGGGAATGGATCCCGGTCGAAGCAATTGAGATGGATTTTCTTATCGTTGTCGATCCGTCACAAAAAAGAGCTGTCGCGATGCCTCTTGGCAAGATCCGGAAAGGTGATCTGGTAGTTGTCGGGGAACAGGGTGTCAGCGTCATTTATCCCCAAAGGCCCCGGGAGGAGAGCACCTTTGAGTTCATGCACGGGACGGTCTCTCCCGAACGCCCCAGTGAGACGCTCATTGCCAGGATCGCAAAGGAGATCCTGGAGGTGCGCAGGAATGGCGGCAAGATTGCCCTTGTCGGGGGGCCGGCAATCATTCATACCGGTGCGGACAAGGCCCTTGCCGGCCTGATCCACGACGGATACATCAATGTGCTCTTTGCCGGTAATGCTCTTGCCACCCATGACATCGAGTACAACCTCTACGGGACCTCGCTTGGCATGGATATTTCTACCGGTAAACCTGTCATGGGCGGGCACCGGCACCACCTTTATGCGATCAGCGAGATCATGCGGGCCGGGTCCATTAAAAAAGCGGTTGATACCGGCGTGATTACCGGGGGAATCATGTACGAATGCGTGAAGAATAATGTCCCGTTCGTCCTTGCCGGTTCCATTCGTGACGACGGTCCCCTGCCCGATGTCATCCAGGATGTCATGGAGGCACAGGATGCCATGCGGGAACATATCAAGGGATGCAGCATGGTCCTGATGGTAGCAACACTCCTGCACTCCATTGCGGTCGGGAACTGCCTGCCCTCAAGTGTCAAGACGATCTGCGTTGATATCAATCCCGCCCACCTTACGAAACTGATGGACCGCGGGACCACCCAGGCAATCGGGATAGTCTCCGATGCAGGTACATTCCTTCCCCTCCTGGCACGGCAGCTGGAGATCCAGGGTCGGGCTTAA
- the albA gene encoding DNA-binding protein Alba, translating to MQQLKENTVFVGNKPVMNYVLAVVTQFNNGAEQVAIKARGKAISRAVDTAEIALNRFLEGVSKKEIITSTEVIDTDTGKTNVSSIEIILTNVK from the coding sequence ATGCAGCAGTTGAAAGAGAATACAGTATTCGTCGGCAACAAGCCGGTAATGAACTACGTACTTGCAGTAGTAACACAATTCAACAACGGTGCGGAACAGGTAGCGATCAAAGCCCGGGGCAAGGCAATCTCCCGGGCTGTTGATACTGCTGAAATTGCGCTGAACCGGTTCCTCGAAGGTGTTTCGAAAAAAGAGATCATAACGTCTACCGAAGTCATTGATACGGATACCGGAAAGACCAATGTCTCTTCAATCGAGATCATCCTGACAAATGTAAAATAA
- a CDS encoding archaeosine biosynthesis radical SAM protein RaSEA → MKEKPMASWKGSERHGEELLDCLTIIFKSAGCSWSKCRMCSYRHERYGEQSCEALLGHLRAQLTWILAEYNVADFRMVKIFTSGSFFDPVEVPPAFLDDIATTFRGKLVIAETRPEFIRDETLQPFIEKLDDGSWKMPLYCAVGLETSSDEIREKCIMKGFTFAEFKTAARVAHAAGAGIKAYLLHKPLFLTEKEALEDMKRSIRDAMEHAEIISMNPCTVQRRTELEFYWKRGAYRPPYIWSVLTLLEDSPVHMTCDPLGGGQKRGPHNCGKCDYELVKGIRDYSLNADRELVKALLETECDCRNEWEYVLSNEKPYCMPLTR, encoded by the coding sequence ATGAAAGAAAAACCCATGGCCTCATGGAAAGGATCCGAGCGTCACGGAGAGGAACTCCTCGATTGTCTCACGATAATTTTCAAAAGCGCCGGATGCTCCTGGTCGAAATGCAGGATGTGCAGTTACCGTCACGAGCGGTACGGGGAGCAGTCCTGCGAAGCGCTGCTCGGTCACCTCAGGGCACAGCTTACATGGATCCTTGCAGAATATAACGTGGCCGATTTCCGGATGGTGAAGATCTTCACTTCAGGAAGTTTTTTTGATCCTGTTGAAGTCCCCCCCGCATTTCTTGACGATATTGCCACAACCTTCCGGGGAAAACTGGTTATTGCAGAAACACGACCGGAATTTATCCGTGACGAAACCCTCCAGCCGTTCATAGAAAAACTCGATGACGGCAGCTGGAAGATGCCGCTCTACTGCGCTGTCGGACTTGAGACGAGCAGCGATGAGATCCGGGAAAAGTGTATTATGAAGGGCTTCACTTTTGCCGAATTCAAAACTGCAGCACGGGTTGCCCATGCAGCGGGTGCCGGTATAAAGGCATATCTCCTGCATAAACCCCTGTTCCTGACAGAGAAAGAGGCTCTCGAAGATATGAAAAGATCTATCCGGGATGCCATGGAGCATGCCGAGATCATCTCCATGAATCCCTGCACGGTCCAGCGGAGAACCGAACTCGAATTTTACTGGAAGCGGGGAGCCTATCGCCCGCCCTACATCTGGAGCGTCCTTACCCTTCTTGAGGATTCACCGGTTCACATGACCTGCGATCCGCTTGGAGGGGGCCAGAAGCGGGGACCTCACAACTGCGGGAAATGCGACTACGAGCTGGTCAAAGGCATCCGGGATTATTCCCTCAATGCCGATCGCGAACTCGTAAAAGCCCTCCTGGAAACAGAATGTGACTGCAGGAACGAGTGGGAGTACGTTCTTTCAAACGAGAAGCCGTACTGCATGCCACTGACACGATAA
- a CDS encoding HypC/HybG/HupF family hydrogenase formation chaperone, translating into MCVAVPAEVLEIRDGNIGLVDYGDLKQEVRLDLVDVKVGEYVLVHVGFAIQRLSREEGLETLEIFKQVYAALEE; encoded by the coding sequence ATGTGTGTTGCAGTACCCGCAGAAGTGCTTGAGATACGAGACGGCAATATCGGCCTCGTTGATTATGGCGACTTAAAACAAGAAGTCCGCCTCGATCTGGTTGACGTAAAAGTCGGAGAATATGTTCTCGTCCATGTCGGGTTTGCCATCCAGCGCCTGTCCCGGGAGGAGGGACTTGAGACCCTGGAGATCTTCAAGCAGGTGTATGCGGCGCTGGAGGAATAA